The genomic segment ACTTATGAGGTACTGTACGTAAGTTCAAGTTGGACCATGCAGAGTATCAGCCATATTTTCAGTCCCCTGtgcttgttgattttctgtggtAATGCATAACCTCACAGCATTTCATACAGGGTGTCTGTACCTAATGGGCTAAGCCTGGAGAGCTCTCTTCCATCCCATCCCAAACCTTTGGTCTTACTCCAAACAATTCCCACTTACCTATTAGAGCAGTGCCTTTCAGCATGAATGTACATACAATCGCAAATGATTTGGTTTAAATGCAAGTTCAGATTTAAGGATCTGGATTGGGGCCTGATGCGTTTTTAACAAGTTCCTTGATGGCTCTCTACCTACTTAGTGGTCACAAAAACATTAACTTTGGGCAAGTGCAAGcctatggtttttgttttattgcatTTAGCTTTTCTTCACTTCATAGttgctctttgttttttatataaattgaCGATTTGTGGCAACCTTACATTGTATAAGTCTGTAGGTGCCGACTTTTTCTTTGTTATGATGATTTGTgttctttgatgttactactacaATTCCCTCAACGTTCAGGTGATGGTTAATGgttgggttatttatttatttatttttgcaacaaaatattttatgtatgtacattgggtttttttttttttagacataatgctgttgAACACTTACAGGCTACATATAGGTTAAACAACTTTTATATAcacttggaaatttaaaaattcctgtggctagctttattgcaatatttgatTTATTGCAATGGTCTGGAAGGAATCTGCAGTATCTGAGGAGGTATACCTGTTCTATCACTCTCCATCTAGGACTCAAGCACCAGAGGGTGTTAGAAATGGCTTAGACATTGTCATGGGAATTATGTAAAGTGTCTGGCAGATAGTAAATGCTAAGCAAATGATGATTTTATTCTGTACCCTCTTCTTCCATGAGCACAGACATATACTGTAGAGGATCCAAAGGATGGTTGGGTTGGATAATGAATatgatatttttaagaataataagTGGCTTACTGTTTGAAGGCTTTACCAACATTGGAACTAATGAGAGAAGTAACATTTAATCTGTGTCAGTTGGTATggtatttatttgcctttttttttccccccaaaggaaATCTGAAATAGAGTATTACGCCATGTTGGCCAAAACTGGTGTCCATCACTACAGTGGCAATAATATTGAATTGGGCACAGCATGTGGAAAATACTACAGAGTATGCACACTGGCTATCATTGATCCAGGTATGCTTTTTCAGTCAtaaaataagtcttttttttctttatgatgtaATACAATGATTTCTTACTATACAAATGTCTTTGGTTCCTAAGTTCAGATACTGAGAATTTGTATATAGCAAGGGATATCCTGCAGGCTTATGTCATGGAGAATTAGTAGTGAATGTCAGTACATAATTATCTTTGttataaatgaaatttctttttactttgagATCATGAGTTTAATTTCATACCGCACCTAAGAAATTATGTCTTAGGGCCTTGGTATAAGGTGAAATTATAACGGGGGAGAATAATCAGGTGAAACAGTAGAAGAAAGGAATCCTTTCTGCCTGGATACTGGCTGCCTGAGAATAGGTGGATAAAATTaggttgaggggaaaaaaagggccTACAAACACACGTCATGTTTTGAACTTAAGAATTTCTAATTCATGAAGCTACTGCGAATATTCTCGCTGTTCTGATTTTGTAATAATCAGGGCAGGCTAAACATTCGCTATATTAAGACCCTGCATGTGTCCCCAGACCTAGTTCTTTGCCTAGGTCTGGTTTTATAAATGCTGGTGATAAACCAAGTCTGATATACATGACGTATCTTGTGTGGGAATTGTCTGTGACTCTAGGTATCTGATCAACCTTGAGAAATGGTAGCACAGCTAGTGtgataatttttgaaaataaccaTTGCTAGTTTGATGAATACCAGTTGCCATTAAATGAGTTGTAAAAattactgtgttttgttttttaggtgaTTCTGATATTATTAGAAGCATGCCAGAACAGACTGGTGAAAAGTAAATCATGTacaattttcctttaataaaactGGCCAGGGCTTGTTTTAAAAACACTGTATTCAttgcagttatttatttatttttatttcttcttgtcccagtatacttgcctgaagcTAGATTAGTGAAGATGGGGCATCAAGATACAGTGGCAAAACTTGTGGGTTAAGAGCCAGATATCCCAGTTTCACTTTCCCTGTTTTTGTAAAGGGAGTGCACTGAGTTCCTTTCCAgtactagatttttaaaatttagttttcataATTTCAGTCCCAGGATAtggctgtcattttttaaaaatgtttattgggcTGCCTTGGGTCTTGGTGGCAGTATGCACACAGACTTAATTACAGCTTGTCCGATCTTAGTTCcacgaccagggatcaaatctgtgtcccttgcattgcaagagaAATCctcaccactggatcaccagagaagtctctggTATTGTTGCCATTTTGTTGAGTATGTCAGAGGCAACAAGGGTCAATACCCAGAATCTAACCAGAACTGCAGTTTTACAGTCCACTTTAAATCCACTGAATCTGAGTAGCAAAGAGGATTAAGTGAAATATGTTCCTTCCACCTCCAGATTTTCACAGGGTGAGAGAAGTTCTATTGAAGCAAGGTCTTAAGGGTTTATAgtagtacagttcagttcagttgctcagttgtatccgactcttgtgaccccgtggaccgcagcacaccaggcttccctgtctatcaccaactcccagatcttgctcaaactcatgtccatcgagttggtgatggcatccaaccatcttattctctgtcatcgccttctcctaccttcagtctttcccagcatcagggtcttttccaatgagccagttcttcacatcaggtggccacagtattggagtttcagcatcagtccttccagtaaatattcaggactggtttcctttaggattgactggtttgatctccttttgcagtccaagggactctcaagagtcttctccaacaccgcagttcaaaagcatcatctcctcagccctcagctttctaaATGGTCCaattcttatatccatacatgactattggaaaaactatatctttgactagacggacctttgttggcaaagtaatgtctctgctttttgatatactGTCAAGGTtgttcatagattttcttccaaggatcaagtgtcttttaattgtcgttgcttcagtcaccatctgcaataattttagagtccaagaaaataaaagtctgtcactgggaAGCCTTTGTAGAAAAAATGTTCTTGGGACAACTTCAGTATATTCCCAGATCTTCAGTATTTAACAGTTTCGCAAAGTGTTTATATATTTTCAGTCCTAAAAGATGTACTGTGAAGTAGGTTTGGTGTTCAGACTGGGGGGATACCACATACTACATCTCCCAAGTATGTCCTGTGTAACCCCTTTTCTCACATGTAATACCCTTTGAAACACTAAAAGGAATTGGGGGAAATGGTGACTCAGATTTTTAGAGTTGATTATTGCTGGTGGGGTATACTCAGGACATGTGTTGGGTTCTAAGTTTGCAGAAGTGTTAGAAATGTCTTTTGGACTTTAGAGTCTGTCAACTTGTGAAGGCAGTTTTTGGTGGTAGAGGAATGAGACACAGATGTGAATGCCTTCAATACACGATCCAAAAAGTCGAGTATTCACTGAACTTAAAGTCAGCATGTTGGTATCTTAGTCTTGTCTCTTTGTGATCGCATGGACTAGCCCACCGGGctttgctgtccatggaattctccaagtgagaatactgcagtgggtagctattccaggggatcttcctgacccaggaatcaaacccaggtctccaacgttgcaagtggattctttactgtctgagccaattgATTATAGGTAAGTAGGTTTAATTTtgggctctgtattctgttccattgcaACATcagttgttatttctttttcatttcttcctttgttttatttttgtttttgcttacaCTGGATCTTTGTCACCATGCACTGACTTTGTCTAGTTGCAggagagcaagggctactctagttgtggttcgcggccttctcattgcagcgacttttgttgtggagcacaggctctattcCCAttggcttcagcagttgtggcacacaggcatAGTTGCTCTGGCTTGTGATATCTCCCCTgtccaaggatcgaactcatatcccctgcattgacaggtggattcttaaccactgtaccagcagggaagtcctcttcctcttgattacttgggttttctcttttcttggtgAGCATGATTAGAGATTTGTCCATGTTTACcctttcaagggcttcccaggtggcgcagtggtgaggaagctgcctgcagtgtgggagacctgggttcgatcccagggtttggaggatccgctggagaagcaaatggcaacccactccagtactcttgcctgggaaattccatggatgggaaaccggcaggctacagtccatgggaccacagagttggatgcaactgagcacccTTTGAATAAACCAGCTGTtggctttattgattttttttcaatttttaaaatcttctgggAGGCTGATACACAAATTGGGCTGAAGTACTGCTCCAATTGTCACTATACCTCCCTAGAATAACACACTGCCTTTTGATGACCGGGACGAATTGAGAGAAATCGTAACGGACAGATACggggcagacagtttctttagaATATTCAGCTATATCAAGTGAATGGAATTCTTTCTTATTCATAACTtggatttaataaaataaaaaatcttatttgtctcctctctgatctttatttttttccttctgctgtcTTTAGATTCTGTTCTTTTTCGAGTTCTTTTAGGTGATAGGTAAGAttgagatttttctcatttttttgagGAAGGCCTGTATCACTGTGAACTTCCCTCTAACAACTGCCTTTGCTGTGTTCTATAAATTTTGTATGggtgtgttttcattgtcacttgtctcaaggtattttttagtttctttgattTCATCTTTGACTCATTGGTTTTTTAATGGCATGTTGTTTTAGTCTCCCTGtaaccattttttttctcatttctttttctgctgttgatttctagtttcatgtcattgtggtcagaaaaaatacttgaaggactctgtgcttcctgtacctggatatctgtttctttctttaggttagggaagttttcgtCCATAATTTcttagaatactttttttttttttaaacctttttgcttcattttccttctggaaTTCCTATATATGTGTAGGTTGGCACAGTTTTATATTATCCTACCGGtctcattggtaggactgatgttgaagctgaaactccaatactttggccacctgatgcagagagctgactcattagaaaagaccctgatgctgggaaagattgagggcaagaggagaaggggacgaaaggatgagatggttgggtggcatcaccgactgaatggacatgggtttgagttaagtccgggagttggtgatggacggggaggcctggtgtgctgcggttcttggtgttgcaaagagtcggacatgactgaacgactgaactgaactgatcggGTCTcttaatgctttcactttttttttttctccaatctGGATTTTTGTCTGCTGGTCAATTGGGTGATTTCTGTGctatcttccaggtcacttatttGTTCTGCAGTATTCCATCTGCTCTTCATTGCCTTTTAGTTTAGCTTTCATCTTGGCAAATGAGTGTTCTGATTTTCCTTGGCTCCTCTTTATAgtttgtagttctttttttacAGTATCTGCATTTCTGTCCATAGACTTTCCtaattccttcagtattttcattatctcctttTTGAACTTGGGTGTCTGTCAGACTGAAGAGATCTGTTTCATTGTTCTTTCAGGGGAGTTCTCTTGATTTTTTAACTGCGAGTGGTCCTGCTTCATTTTACTTCTATTTCTCTTACTGAGTTTAGGAGAAGCAGTTATTTACTGTGGTCTTGGAGGGATGTGTGGGCATGTCCCTGTGTAGTCTGCAtggatttaatatttttgatgtgAAGCCTGTGTTTAGTATGAACACCTGCTGCCTCTCCTCGGTGTTTCTTGGCCTTAATATCCCTTTGGTGTGACTGATGTGATGACCAGAGTCTGTAGTCGATGTTGAGTGGGGCCTCCTCTTTGCTCTGTGGTTGCCATAGCCCTGTTGGGGACAGTCTGTTCCTGGTTATTGGAGTAGAGGCCCCCAGATCATTTCTGAGTCGCGTATCTGAGCTGTGGTGTGAGGTAGGCAGAGTTGGAGCACTTGCACCGGGAGAAGAGCCCTTGAGTATTCCTCTGCCAGAACTGTCCACTGGGAGAGTGGTCTGTGGTCCACAAGGCCACCTGCACAGATCCACTCTAGTCAGGGCCCAGGAGCGCGGCAGTCATGCACCTAGACCGTCTGGGAGCGACAGAGGCAGCCCAGACCTTGTCCCGGCCTAGCCCCCACAAGGACGCACTCAGGAAGCCCACAGCTGCCAAGAGCAGATCCATCTCAGCCACGGAAGCACCGGTTCTCCACTTGGATGTCGCGCAGCGCTGAGTTTACAAAGCAGGCAGCGTAGgtgtagagtcagacacaactgggtgactgaacagcgaTCCTGCAGCGCTGGGTTTACAAAGCTGGCAGTGCGGGGTCAGTCTGCGTCTGGCACAGCCACAGGGAGAgacctgagctctgcctcctaaGTTGGGCAACCCCAGGCACCTGATCCCGGAGCCTAAAGAGGCTGCTACGGCGGGCCCTCACCCCCCACCTAACAACGGCACTTGGCTTCTCTGGCTGTCTCCGGGCAGCTAAGCCCCAGCCCTCGCCCCAGCTCTGTGCCCTAAACCCCTTTCAGCACCCAGCCCCAGCTGTGCCCGCAGACATGCGTCTCGGCCGGGGAGTGCAGGCAGGCGGCACAGACGGCAGCTCTGTCTCCGTTCCTCTGTCACACACCGGTTGTGACACTCACCTCTGAAGCTCCCTTTCTGTCCTGGCGACTCCTTTCCAGCTCCTTCCCAGGGGTGCAGATTCCatcctgctttttcttttctttttctttcgtCCCACCCAGGGTTATGTGGAGGTCTTTTCCTTTCAGGTGGTTGAGGTCTTCTGCTAGTGTTTAGTAGGTCTTCTGTGAGAACTGTTGCGTACGTCAGTGtgattttgatgtatttgtgggaggATATGCTTTCCACGTCCTTATACTCCACTGTCTTGATTGGAGCCCTGAGTTACTACTATTAGATGAGGGATGGTCACACAAAGAGTGAACGTGGAAAGCAAAACCTTTATACCTGAGATATACAGAGAGCAAACGAGAAAtggagaacttttttttctttctggtcacactaggttttcattgctgtgtgtgggctttctctagttgcagtgaatgtTGGCCAATCTTTCTTGCtgcattgcagtggcttctcttgtggaacacaggctctagcacacgggcttcagtagttgtggtgcacaggcttcactTGCTCCACAGCATCTggaatcttcctggtccagggatcgagccggtgtcccctgcactggcaggcagattcttaactgtacCGCTAGGGAAGGccagaaactattttaaattttagacagTTCTCAAGTTAAATATCTTGGGTTACTGTGTGAACTTGACAGATTATTTGGAGGTTTTGTCTGCCACGAAGGCACCTTCCTTCCCAAGTTGCAGAAAGTTGAAAACAGTACAAATGAAATGTCCTAAACAGCTAAAGCGTatgtgggggtgggcagggggagcggccaagtgtgtttgtgtgcacgCCGTCTAGAGCCACTAGAGGGAGCCAGGACTCAACGCAAAGTAGACTGGAGACAGCCAGAAGTACCGGCTAAACTAGGATTAGATCTCAAAAGGTAGTGCCAACCCAGATCCACACTTTGGATGAAAACCCGTTTTCAGGATCACATGAAAGACTCAAATATAAATGTAAACTGAAGGTTTAATACTTTGAATCACaacttttatacttttattcttggaaagaaaattagATGGTTTCCAGATAAGATTGAAGCCTAGGAGATGGTCTTCCTACACTGCCCTTTgggaggatttttgttttttaatttatttatcattatggttgttttttggctgtgctgggtcttcgttgctggggatgggctttctgtagtttcagtgctcgggcttctctgcagtggcttctcttgttgcggggcACAGGCTCTTGGCGCTTGGGCTTAAGTAGTTGCTGCCTGTGGGCCCCGTAGTTGGTGGCTCTgtggctctggagcacaggctcagtagttgtggcacatttTGCATAGTTGTTccaaggaatgtgggatcttcccggaccaggggttgaacccatgtcccctgcattggcagtcagattcttcaccactggagcaccagggaagtcctcccattggctttgaaaatttatctttgttttcaagttttaccATGTACATGTAGATTGAGtactttcttttaaatgttgcATAGTATTTCTGAGGTATGGATCATACCACAATTTATCTGTTCCCGCTCTGGTGGTGATTAGGTTATTTGTAATTTGTTACTTTTGCAAACTCTAGTAACATTCTCATACAGGCCTCCTCCTATGTATGTGCTAAAATCATCTAGTTAGATACCTGTAAGTGCAGTTGCTAGAGTACAGGGTAGGGCTGCATTTTCAGTTTCACTAGGTGGGGACTGATTATTCTCCAGGGACGGCCCATCTGTGTTCTCACTAGCAGTGTGTGAGAGGCCCATGTTTCCTCAGCCTTATCAACACTGTAGTCAGACACTAACTTTTGCCAAGTTGATTGCTTTAACCTGCGTTTTCCTGATTATCAGTGagattcaacattttttttcatatgtatctCAGCCATTTCTCATGTATACAATATCTTgcatttaagaattttacacagaaTACTGTTCTCTGAAGTGAATTTTAATATTGTATAAAAAATCTAACTTCTTATACAAGTACATATGTTCTATGATTTTATGCATacatccatatacatatatcaaggtaaagtctgataaaaaaaaaaatagctttcccATGGCCAGTGTTCTATGGAAGTTAAGTCTGTAAGACTGCAGATTTTATTATGTTGTCAAATGATATTATAACACTAAGGCAGAACAAGACCAAAGCAAATTGTGTCCACAGTATGTTACAGAGTATCTTGCATAGCTTATTTCTTCTCACTTGATAAAACTCATTTTAGGATTCTGAtaggttgttttttcttttctcaatgaATTTATACAAGTTAGTGTGtactttctgccttttctatagcAAACCAGCTTTCTCAACTCTTGTTGTTTTACTTTACAACCTTACAGAATTAATGATAGCCTGAGCTTTGGGGGCTCTGAACTGTTTTCACTGTAATCCTTGATACAATGATGTACAAATACATAGAGCATTTTGAATCTTCATCTGTATCGCAGGCGATTTTCCAGGGCTTCCATTCTCTGTGTCATTTCTTCTAGTAAATCTCAAATTAAGGAAGAGGAATCTGAATGGCCTATTTACATTCAAATACAACTTGATTTATCTACAAAAGAATTTGTGTCCTGCAAAGTAcagggcttttgttttttccatttctgtaattCTGACTTAAAAGTTTATAGTAACCCATTAGTACATACTATTAAGACTATAGATCTGTGTTGggttaaatacttttttttctttaacattaaaTCCAGAtaattcaaatttttctttttaaaaattttagttctgCTCACTCCCCTGTTGCTTATAAATTAATTTACCATAGCACGCCTCTGGGAGCTGAACTGATGATGCTGGGAatgaggagaggaggaaaaaaaaaaaaggattaggTCTTGGAAAGTAAGATACGACATCAGAAGAGAAGAAGATGGGGAGTTTTCACCCATGAGGCCAGATGAGACCATAGGGTAGCAGCCTTGAGGACGTCTGACGCATGTAACTTCATTACTACCTTGTGAAATAAACCCTGAGGCGGGCTGGGAAAAGGCAGGCCAGAGGCTCAttagggcgtccctggtggcactgcggtaaagaatccacctgcccgtgcaggagacaggagttcaatccctgagtcgggaagatgccctggagaaggagatggcaacccactccagtattcttgcctgggaaatcccgtggacagaggagcctagcaggctacagtccatggggtcgcaaggagttggacacaacttagcaactaaacaataagagCAGCATTAGAATAAACATTTGTCTTCCTTCTTGAAGCTTCTTAGTGCCCTCCACCTGCCCCCTGCATGGCAGAATGAGAGCCTGGATTCATCATCTAGATTAACCACGGTCAGAttattttgctttcctttatgAAGCATATTTCCAGTTTTCAGGAAGAAAATGGCTATATGCTGTTCTTTATAAACCACTGGCACAGAAATAGTTCAGAATTAAACCATTTCCCTTTAGTCTAGTTGATATGTGTTCAGCTAGATATCAGGCAGTTTTAGTAAGCTTACTACAGTTTTAAGTTCAGACTAGTTGGCAGAGTGTTCAGTGCA from the Cervus canadensis isolate Bull #8, Minnesota chromosome 12, ASM1932006v1, whole genome shotgun sequence genome contains:
- the RPL30 gene encoding 60S ribosomal protein L30, which translates into the protein MVAAKKTKKSLESINSRLQLVMKSGKYVLGYKQTLKMIRQGKAKLVILANNCPALRKSEIEYYAMLAKTGVHHYSGNNIELGTACGKYYRVCTLAIIDPGDSDIIRSMPEQTGEK